One Euphorbia lathyris chromosome 1, ddEupLath1.1, whole genome shotgun sequence DNA segment encodes these proteins:
- the LOC136234252 gene encoding 5'-deoxynucleotidase hdd1 isoform X2, with product MAVNPSTPCSSPLYRSLAHRSTLPFFPRLLLRPSFSTNIPSPRIVAAPTSDPSGRLRSVVDSDSAIASSAASSSSAIDFLTLCNRLKTTKRKGWINHGIKGPESIADHMYRMALMGLIAGDLPGLNRERCIKIAIVHDIAEAIVGDITPSDGVPKHEKSRREQEALNEMCEVLGGGMRAEEIKELWEEYENNASLEANLVKDFDKVEMILQALEYEMEHGKVLDEFFLSTAEHSLFLSRKISDRFREELGS from the exons ATGGCGGTTAATCCATCCACTCCCTGTTCCTCTCCATTGTATCGTTCTTTAGCTCATCGCTCCACCCTGCCCTTCTTCCCTCGCCTTCTTTTACGCCCTTCTTTTTCCACCAATATCCCGTCTCCTAGAATCGTCGCAGCTCCTACTTCTGACCCGTCTGGACGATTGAGATCTGTTGTGGACTCGGATTCTGCGATTGCTTCATCCGCTGCTTCCTCGTCTTCCGCAATCGATTTCCTCACATTGTGTAACCGCTTGAAG ACCACAAAAAGGAAAGGATGGATCAATCATGGGATAAAAGGTCCTGAATCAATAGCTGACCATATGTACCGCATGGCTTTGATGGGTCTCATTGCTGGTGATCTTCCGGGTTTGAACCGAGAAAG GTGCATAAAGATTGCAATCGTCCATGATATAGCAGAAG CTATCGTTGGGGATATAACGCCATCTGATGGTGTGCCTAAACATGAGAAGAGTAGACGGGAGCAAGAAGCTTTAAATGAAATGTGCGAAGTTCTTGGTGGAGGAATGAGGG CTGAAGAGATCAAGGAACTGTGGGAAGAGTATGAAAATAATGCTTCATTAGAGGCCAACCTTGTGAAAGATTTTGACAAA GTTGAGATGATTTTGCAAGCTTTGGAATATGAAATGG AACATGGGAAGGTGTTGGAtgaatttttcctttcaacagcAG AACATTCTCTCTTCCTCTCCAGGAAAATTTCAGACAGATTTAGGGAAGAGTTGGGCAGCTGA
- the LOC136234252 gene encoding uncharacterized protein isoform X1 yields MAVNPSTPCSSPLYRSLAHRSTLPFFPRLLLRPSFSTNIPSPRIVAAPTSDPSGRLRSVVDSDSAIASSAASSSSAIDFLTLCNRLKTTKRKGWINHGIKGPESIADHMYRMALMGLIAGDLPGLNRERCIKIAIVHDIAEAIVGDITPSDGVPKHEKSRREQEALNEMCEVLGGGMRAEEIKELWEEYENNASLEANLVKDFDKVEMILQALEYEMEHGKVLDEFFLSTAGKFQTDLGKSWAAEIISRRNSRLGSKLH; encoded by the exons ATGGCGGTTAATCCATCCACTCCCTGTTCCTCTCCATTGTATCGTTCTTTAGCTCATCGCTCCACCCTGCCCTTCTTCCCTCGCCTTCTTTTACGCCCTTCTTTTTCCACCAATATCCCGTCTCCTAGAATCGTCGCAGCTCCTACTTCTGACCCGTCTGGACGATTGAGATCTGTTGTGGACTCGGATTCTGCGATTGCTTCATCCGCTGCTTCCTCGTCTTCCGCAATCGATTTCCTCACATTGTGTAACCGCTTGAAG ACCACAAAAAGGAAAGGATGGATCAATCATGGGATAAAAGGTCCTGAATCAATAGCTGACCATATGTACCGCATGGCTTTGATGGGTCTCATTGCTGGTGATCTTCCGGGTTTGAACCGAGAAAG GTGCATAAAGATTGCAATCGTCCATGATATAGCAGAAG CTATCGTTGGGGATATAACGCCATCTGATGGTGTGCCTAAACATGAGAAGAGTAGACGGGAGCAAGAAGCTTTAAATGAAATGTGCGAAGTTCTTGGTGGAGGAATGAGGG CTGAAGAGATCAAGGAACTGTGGGAAGAGTATGAAAATAATGCTTCATTAGAGGCCAACCTTGTGAAAGATTTTGACAAA GTTGAGATGATTTTGCAAGCTTTGGAATATGAAATGG AACATGGGAAGGTGTTGGAtgaatttttcctttcaacagcAG GAAAATTTCAGACAGATTTAGGGAAGAGTTGGGCAGCTGAGATTATATCAAGAAGAAACTCTAGATTGGGCAGCAAGCTTCACTGA